The Argentina anserina chromosome 5, drPotAnse1.1, whole genome shotgun sequence genome includes the window gaaataaagataCTTGAAACTGTTTTGATGAACTGTGAGGAATGGGAGAATGATGTTTGCTCTCTACTGCAAGACACAAGGTGTCTATTGGATATGACGGTCATTAGTGAGGGGATAAGCGAGGGACTTATTTCCAAGATTGAACATGTACTTGCAAGGATAGGATCTTTGGAAAACACCGGTTTATCTCTTACTTTTGACTTTGTGGAGCATGCACAACTCAAGGACGCTTGTTCTATGCTGCAATGGTGTAAGAAGGCTATCTCTTTCTGCTCTGCTGCTCCTACTCTGGAGGTGAAACTTTTTATTCCTGTAACAATCAGTTTTGATGGTCATGTTTAGTTCTATCTGTTAATAAAGTGAATATGTTCAACTGAATGATTTACTCTTATGAGAGATCTCACCAGAGGATTAAATGCTCCCATGACTTGTTCCTCCATCTTTTTGCCTTAAATTTCCAGCGCCATATGCTATACAACTTTCAAACTGATAAAGAGGCTTTATTATTAGCCACCTTAGTTCCGGTGATCGAGTGACTGTATGCTATATGTACTCATCAGGGTATTCCGTTTGTGCTTTTGTGTCTGGCAGTCAAAGTAGATCGATTATCTTTTTTCATAGATTTTAGAGTCCCAAGTTTAATGGAaactttttttccttttaggATGTTGAGAGTTTGATGAGTGATGCATCATGTTGTACAAATGCCTCGGGTGCACTCTTTGATACATTGTTTGAAGGAGTGAAATGGCTTAAGAAAGCTACAGAGATTATTTCTGCATCTAGCAATTCTACAAGATGCAAGTTTAGTGAAGCCGAAGAAGTTCTTGCTGATTCTCAGGTGTAATATTTGCTCCTTCTCTTGCTCGCTCATATTTAAGTTAATTGACCTGGATGATATAAATACTCTTATTACTAAATTATGCCTATTTGTGGTTACAGAGTAGGAGTTTGTCCTTCCCTCTGAcagttactcaaattgaaagtgCCATTGAGAAACACAAGTGAGTATTCATGTctttgacatttttttttctctttaagtTATCGAAACAAAATCACATAAGTTTTTGGTTGGAAGACCTTGGACAAATTGTTCCATGGCTCATTATGGACTCTACATAATTTGGCTCATTATTTAACAACTGTGAAGGATTCgttagaaaataaaagataaggAGAATGAACGTTTGAAGTATTCAGTCTGAAAACTTGTATCTTTGGACTGCTCAGGCCTGTCAAATCGTGTCTGCTCATTTCTTGTTATCTTCTGAAATTTCCATCACAACTTTTAATTCTTTTGCTCATTGACCGTGGGATCTTAGTATTCTTGCATAAAATTATTATGGTTTTATTCATGTTACTCAGCtgctttcaatatttaaaaagaTCTTCGCTTTTATTATCTCAAGTATCAAATCTTCTGTGTTCTAGGTCTTGGCTTGAGCAAGTGCATCAATTTTTCAGCCTAAGGCTGGGGGAACGATCCTGGTCTCTTATGCTACAGCTAAAGGTATTTTATACATTCAAGTGTATACGGTTTACAGGTTCAGATGACTTATTTTTCAGTAATTTTATGATGATGGATGGGTTAACTATCTCCATAGGATAGTATCGGTTAGACCAAACCCCTAGGTAGGTAGTGGGAATCTTGAAATTAAGTGGATACTTAaatcttttctatttttttatttaagcaACAATTTTGATACAGGGAGCTGATTTGTGTAAAGTCTCGGGATATTTGATGGTTGATATTATAAGTGTTTATGTAGTCAACATGAATGATTTCTAAATTTATATAATACGATCCAAATTACATTCAGGAGTTTGGGATAGCTGGAGCTTTCAATTGCCCAGAACTAGATTCAATATTATCTGAAGTTGAAAGGGTTCAGAGGTGGAAGAGACACTGCATGGATATATTCAGATTCGGGGAGAAGAATTCACTGCTCGGTGCTTTAGAAAAggttttaaattaaaattcgTTATGTCTCTTTTATGCTTAGATGTTTACATTAAGTCATCAACATTTAGATACCTCTATTTTTTGTGACAGTTACGGCAGACTCTGGATAGTtctatgcatatatatgacgACGCAAATAGTTTGAAAAATAAAGGTTCTTATGCGTGCTGCTCCGCGGGTTCTCTGGATCAGGAGTTTGTTACCTGTTCTTCCTGCAAGAAATGGTAAGgttttattgttattttgtAATACTGAGGATCTTTGACctcaaaatgtttttttttaaggacttTTGATGTTTTGACAGTAAGTTGTTAACTGAATCCTACTTTTGCACTTCAATAATATGATCTTGCTCTGAACAATTTTAAATTAGAAATCAGTTCTTGCTAGAGATTGTCCACTGTTACAAATTGATATCTTCTGTATTGACAGCTACCATTTGCGGTGCTTAGGATCTTGGACAGTAGGGGGGAAACACTCAGAGTATGTGTGCTTGTGTTGCCAGTATTTAGTATCTGCAACTTTGCAAAATGAAGGAAGTCCTCAGGTCTGTGTTAGTTACTATTTACTTTTGAAAGGAAGCTTTTATTTATGTATTCATTTCATTTATGTGGTGGTATAGGGTTTTGGAGTAGTCCGTCCAGCAATGCAAAAGATTATTGAACTTCTGTCTGAAGAGAATTTCTGTGTTTGGTAATTAATTGGACTACTGAAGCACTTCTTGTAGTAATGTTGACTTGTTTAGTTATGCGCCAATAAACTTATTAAGGAGTTCTCACTATAATTATGCACTTACAGTATTGAAGAAAGAGAGATATTGAAAGACATTTTAAAGCAAGCTCGGGTATGCAAGGCACACTTGGAAGCAATAGTAGATTTTGCGTTAGCTTATGTGGACAAAGATCTAAGTGTCATCTTTGAAAAACTAGCCACTGCTCTAAAGGTACTGAAGGAGCTTTTCATAGTTTAAAACTGTTTTCTTTAAATATGTATCTCTTCCCCTGCTAGCTCCATTTGCCATCTTTAACTACTATACTTTGCGAAATCTTGAATGCCTTCTGATATAAAATTGGTATGTTGTGCAGGCCATAGAATTACAAGGTTTTTATGATGATGAGGGTTACTGCAACCTTACATTGGCATTGTCAAGATACTCGTGGAAAGTCAGAGTCGATGGATTACTGGAGGGTTCAAAAAAGCCCACAATCCAACAGATTCAACAGCATTTAAAAGAGGTATATGCTGCAGCGTGCTGGTATAACTATGTAACaaagtttttatttctcaaattAGGTTTCTCGTGCAACAATTCTGGAACTCTGTTGAAATTCAGTAATAAGGGTTAGCACAAGACTTGGAAATAACTGGGAGTTTCTTTCTCACAAAACATATCTCGAACATGAATCCACCTTTACATACTGTAACCATGGAACTTCACAGCTCATAATAGTTGAATCCACAACTTTGTGTATAATTCCTACTTAAATTGAGTGTTTAACTAGAATGATTATCTATACGGTTTAGATTTTATTCGAGCAATTATTTTTGTTGTGCTCTAAACTGTTCAAGACTCTGAGTTTTGTTTGTAATATGTGGTAGAGAGTGGCTGTGAACATTTCACCTGCGGATTACTATAAGCAAAAACTTACAGAACTGAAGTGTAGTGGCTTGCAGTGGGCAGATAAGGCTAAGAAGGTTAGATCATTgctaatctctctctctctctctctctctctctctctctctctcactgtCTTTTATGTGCACAGGTTGCGGCTGATGCTGGGGCTCTACCCCTGGACAAAGTTTTTGAACTTATTTCAGAGGGTGAAAACTTACCTGTTCTTGTAGAGAAGGAACTTAAGGTGACAGACTTGGCCTTTTTCTTAATCGTGTGTCCTCATCTTATGCTTGAAACTCAGAAGTCAACTATGTTTAATGGTGCAGCTATTGAAAGAACGGAGTATGCTTTATTGCATATGCAGAAAGCCTTACGATCAGAGAGCAATGATTGCATGTGACaaatgtgatgagtggtatCACTTTGGTTGTATGAAATTACATTCCACACCGAAGGTTTACATTTGTCCTGCATGTGAGCCTCAAGAGAAAACGTTGTCTACGTCAGCAGTTGTTGATTATGAGAGGTCAGTTGATCCCTATGACCCTTCATCCCATTTTGATGACCCTCATGTCGTTTTAGTAACTCGTTTGGCCTCGCCTCTTTTGTAGATGTACTGATGCGAAATGTGTAGAACCAAAAACGCCCTCTCCCAAGCACACAAAGTCCAAGATGAGCCCAAACCAGGAAGGGGTTATTGCAACACAAACGAAGGTTGCAAGTACAGATGACACCAACATTTTTAGGTGTTCTGGTGGGATAGACCGTTTATGGTGGCGAAATCGGAAACCATTCAGAAGGGCCGCTAAAAAGCGGGCCGAGCTTGATTGTCAATCTCTGGTTTCTCATTTGCAACAATGAGTACATGGAAATCAATTGTTTAGCCTTAATTCAATTAATTCATTGATTTTAATTCCTTTTAGCCCAGTTAGATAGTCCCTAATTGCGTACTCAATAAGTAGGTAAACAAAATCATTTCAAAGTTGCTTGCTCGTGCTTGGCCGCTTGTCGGATTTTGATAGTACGACAGCAACTGCAATGAGGTTGGATTAGCAATTGAGATTTTTTACTCCTACCCTGAGTCAGGGTGGATAACTGCTTCAATGTCGTTTCAGCCGAACATTTGATTGAACAATTCTTATGTAAAATTCAATTCATCTGCATAACTTGTATCAGCAATGGCTATCTGGCTTCTTGCACCCAAATTTCACATATGGCTTGCTTAATACAATTCCCAAAATTCCTCAACAAATGTTCTGTGAGTTCTCGAGTTCAAAGCTTTAAGGGTTGGCGATTCTAAATGGAGTTGATGCAGAGGCCAAAAGCTCCAATGAGAATGACTGGTAAATCCTCCCTCTTTCATAAAAGGCCCAAGTAACTTGGAGCAACTCTCCGtgacataaaacaaaaaagaattcTTCTCCTTAAGTGAGGAGAGAATATTTTAGTACCGTTTGATCTACGATTTTCCTGACATGACAACGTGAGAGATTGTAAGTTCGAGTTAAAAATGGATAGTAACACCCCGTCTAAGTAAAAGGTAGTAACTTAGTAGCATTTTAGTTGTTtaagtaacaaaaaaatattatatctCCACTACTATAATTGGAAGCCTGATTTTAGTGTCAACAACTTCATCAAAAAATTGAACTTCTTATATTATCCATGTGAAAATGGAtctctttaaaaaaatcaatgagggttaaataaataaaatattaatattttataCCCACAATTTTTCGTATCGAACACACTTACACAAAAAAATTACACTTTAACAAAAAAGAATACAAATGTTTTTCTTCTATTAACAAATAACTAGTCAAATTAATTACAATAGCGGTTTTTATATCCCCTGTTTTAACATTCCGGGCAGACCCTGCTTCCACAGTGCTCACCAAGCGTTCGACGAATTGCGTCACTGAAGACCGCGCAAGGATGAAGTACGTGAGACCCTTGAACTTGTTCATGGACTTACACAAAGCCAAACCTCGCGGCCGCATCCTCGGTCTAGACGTTGGCGACAAGTACGTCGGCCTCGCCATCTCCGACCCCAGTAACAAAATCGCCCACCCCGTAAGGTATTCAATTCTCCTTCAATTACACTGCTCTCatctttatttatatatgactCCATGGCTGAGCTGAGTTTATTGATTGCACAGTGTTCTGCTCCGTAAGAAATCAACCCTGGATTTGATGGCTGAAGATTTCAACAGCCTGGTGAGTTTGTTTATTACTGATCCACTCATTATTGATCATTACTAATGTAATTTACATCGATAATATTCATATAGAAACTTAGAAAGGCTTTGATTCTATATGGTTGTGTATGCAGGTATCCATGTTTTCCGTGGCGGCATTCGTTGTCGGATACCCTTTTACTGAAAGCCGGCGCGGCTGTCCTGAGGTGTGGTTGCCTTTCTAGATTGGAGTTGTCTAATATAGGGCACACCCATGTTCTCTCTGTGTTAATTGATGTCTTGATTGATCTggttgtgtttgtttgttttttttgtcttagGCTGTCCAGGTGAAGCTTCTGGTTGAGGATCTCTGTAAGACGAGGAGGCTCCAAGGCGTCAAGTACACGTATTGGAACGAGTGTTTTACTTCAAAGGTTTGTGCATTTGGCTTGACAAATTGAACATTGTGGCGTAGAGTTGCAAACATGTTATCATCACACGCTGGTCATGTTAATTTGGTAACCCCTCGTGTTCCATAACTTCCAAATGTTGAAAAACTAGTTTTTACTCCGAGTTGGCTGTAGGATACCACCTTACACCGAATGCAGTTGAAGCTAGTTTAGGATATAGAGGAATATGCTTGTTTGCATGATTGCCACTTTCATAGAATCTCATATTTTATCTTCTGAGCACAGAATGGTGAATACCTGCTGAAGGATTTGAGAAGTTTTCATCCGGTTGAGCAGAAGACAATAGTTGACAAGTTTGCTGCTGTTGGGATACTCCAGGTACTGTTGGAATCTCTCTTTTGTGGACATGGAGTTCATTAAAAGGTGTTACTGTAGTATAACAATGAAGAACATTGATCTAATGTTTTCAACTGCTTGGAGTGTAGAACATCTGAGTAGTAATTGGTTCTGAGTTCATTCCAGAATAGCTCTTACTGGTGTATACTAAATTGATTTTCTGCCCCTTGGCAGGGGTACCTGGATTATGTCAACAGGAAGCTGAAGTCAGATCAGAAAAATCCATCACCGTTGCTGATATCCTCTAAGGAAACTGAAGTCACGGATCAGACGACAGTTTGAGCACATAACTCGACTCCGATGTATCACTTCATAAATTGTAGTGTAGGGCGCTTTCTCCCAAAATCTCAGAAGACTTGTATGGATTGTCAGCAAATTTGCCACTGCTTAAATGTAACTCCAGGCCGTTAGCAAATAGCAGTCTCGAATACTAGTTATGATCATTCGGGATTCCGAATAAAAGCTCCTAAATAAGCAGAAATGAATCCCATGAGATTATGAGTTCCTCAGTATCACCACTAAAGCAgaaagtatctttttgtatttttaaaaGCAGTGTAATTTGTCTTAAAGAGTTCAAGATCTGGTTCTCAAaatggtttctttcaaagtaaTGCAACATGTCGTTTACTTCCGACTTATGAAAGGAAGCTCTCACCCGCACTTGGTCTATATAACTTCTGAACTAGCTAGCAAAGCTTTCAGACCTAGTTTCTTGTTCCTTACCCTTTGATTCTCAGCCGCCAAAGACATCAGAAACGAGTCTGCTCCACCCACTTCAGGTATCTGCGCAATCTGTTCTCTTCTGGTTCATTCCCTCTGTTTCATTTCTTCAATCAAAACAAACTGAAGTTAAATTCTTTACGGTAGGGAAAAAATTCCCAGTGTGGCTTGAGTTACTTTCTAGGGAATATCTGTACATTCATTTTTTGTGGTGACTTCACAGACTACTGCTTGCAATTGGGTATTTACCAGTGCTCACATTTTGTTTTCCAGAAAAACTCACACAATATTTGATTTCCCCTTGTAGATGGTCGATATCCAACTCCTGAGTTGCAAATGTATTTTCTATCAGAATTGAACTTGAGTTACTTAATGTGAACCCGTGTTTACCATCTTCAATTTGCTTGTAAAATGTCTTCTGTCTATCTCAGCCCTGGCTGTGGTACTTGCTGTCTTACCAGCAAATCATAGATCACTTTCGACAGTTGCTTGTGGCCTATTATATTACACATTTACACTCGTTATGTTTAGCAAAACGAAAAAACTAGGTTTTGgaaaacccaaatttatagTGGCTAGGGTTCCACTCATAGTCGCAATAATCAGTGGACAAAAATAGGTCTTATCATTTAACCCGCGGATCTGAAAAAcccgcggaggcccgcaagtCCGATGAgtttttacccggcccggcccgcaagAAACTccgccaaagcccgcttccgtgggtcgagggccgggcttaaattagatGTGAAACCCGACTCGGCCCGTCAAAAACCCGTAAGGCCCTGCCCGCCAAACGCCCGCAGGACCCGGCCCGTAAAggcccgccaaataataaaatattatacatacatattttattaggtttagaataaaactatcacattatgaagcaactatatgaaggaaatttctcgggatcgatcgaaaCCATCCAAtataatcggtatatatatttagtgaccctataaaaatttcattaaattcggacctcgtctgaccgtcgaaatttccggtaaactgaaaaaacactaatatgccataaaggaagacccattaccaaaatgcgaacactgaaaaccgtttgcatatttgaaatcacctaatttttgtcaccgattgcgtgcggtcgcaccaaggaaatccatttggcaaagccccatTCAATGGCgattttaatatattaaaacgtctctttttttgttgaccgtaggtacggatggtcaaacaatttccaaaatggacgaaatttttataggttcccctaaatatatatactgatcacatttgctggtgtcgatcaaccatatttcgaactcgAGTTATCAATCGCCGAAgtatccactaatgtattataacctttatattaggtttagaataaaactatcacattatgaagcgactatatgaaggaaacttctcggaattgatcgacaccatccgttgttatcggtatatatatttagtgaacattttaaaatttcatgcaatttggacctcgtttgaccgtcggaatttccggtaaaccaaaaacaacactaatgtGCTCTAAAGGGGGatcaattaccaagatgcgaatgcggaaagttttttacatatttcaactcacctaatttttgtcattgatcgtgcgtggtcgcaacgaggaaactcatttggcaaagtcccggtcaatgaggttttattatgtcaaaacgccgtTTTTATTGACaataggtacggacggtcaaaccatgttcaaaacgatgaaatttttacagggttcctaaatatatatttggatcacatctactggtgtcgatcgacaatattcgaaactagaatttatttgtgacttttttttagaatgttttctaataattcttttattttttcaaacccttaaattagaatattatgtttttttttttctaatacaagcctgcAAGACCCGGCATGGCCCGCAAAACCCGCAATGCCCgctttaggtgggcgggcttggatcttcatatttatgaaaatacCTGTGCCGGCCCGACCTGTCACTTATTTGAATGTACTAAGGCCCGATCCGGCCCAAGTCCGCCATTCATGGGTCAGGCCAGGCCCGGACCGTTGATGAGCCCTAGACAAAAATGCTACATGAGAAGTTAAAAATTCTTTCCTCGCTGTTCATAATGTAGAACAACAAATAATATGTATCAAAAATACATGTGTTGTCGTTCGTTTACACTTGCAGTGAAATGTGTGTGTGGAGCAAAAATAAGTCTaatttagaaagaaaaaaatataatggcggaagcttgaaagaaaaatgacgagCTAATACCATAAAACCCTAGAGAGCAGAGAGGAAAAAACCCGTCATTTGTACTTGTCTGGCGGCGTGCCTTTCGACCATCGTCGGACGGGTAATTTGTCGATCATTTGTGGTCGGAAGTGAGCCACGCAACTCCTTGGTTTGTTTTGCGGTGGCCAGTATTAAGTATTAACCCAAGAGTAAGGAAAAGCAAGGTAACGGCTGAGTTTTGGATCAAGCATGTCTGGCCTAGGAAGCGGCGTGTATGGGGGGTCTTTCTACAACGCCTTCTAATCGGGAAAGACAGAGTGGACGTGGCTCCGATCTGCGGGGTGGCTGTGGCGGGGTCACAGTGTTGTTTGGATGGGGTTCTTCGGACCCGATCTCGGTGCGCACCTAACCTGGACAAGGAAGTGTATCAGTTTCTGACTGATTGACGGCCGGACAAAAACGCGGGTGGTTCGACGGTGGCGCAGGGAAGGCTTGGCCGGTGGTTTGTGTTGCCTCTACTCTTTGGATTAGGACCTGGGCACGGGCTCACTTGGTGGGCCTTGTCTGGGTCCATATTATGTTATTTTAaggtttttttatgtttattttttttagttaatttgttTTAGGCAAGTAATAagtttttattgttgttatgTAAGGCGAGTTGGGGTTCGTGTTTGTGTGCGTACTCAATGTGTTTTGTCTACTTTAAGTAGACGGCGAGTTCCTTATTTCGTCAAATGATCGTTGCCACCTAGTGACAAAGTGAGACTACGTGTTACCGGGTTCATGAGTATGTATGATATCACTGACTTGGAGTGAGTCGCTGGTGATATTGCCATAACATGTGGCTTTCAAAGGCCACACCGACAATTAGCTTAAAGCTTGTGGAGCAAGCTAAGCTCAGGTTGATATCAACTGACAAGGGAAATCCGGAGTCCTGGTTCGAGGTCTCCATTGATGGCCACGGAAGCAAGTCATACCATGACCACAGCTACTTCTTTTACAGCAATGACAGAAACCCTAAAATTGAATGATAGTCAATGATGTGATCTTTATTCCCCAATTGACACATTTGCAagttttagggtttccaaaaccTAACATTTGAAAAAACAATTATGATAGGGTTCCTTGTATCTAGAAATATGACTCAATTTTACGAGGCTACTGTAGTTTAAGTTAAGTTATAGATGTCTTAATCACATTAAAAATTGAATAAGAGTCGATAATGTGTTCTTTATGTAATTATTGACATTTGTTCAAGTTTTAGTCTTtctaaaactaaaacatagcaataaaaaaaagtacaatAATGTTTTTTAGTGTCAAGAATACGATATCATCTTATGAGTCCATCATATTTTAAGAtactttattttttcataTGCACACTTAAATTTAGGAAGATTCAATGAGGACTTTCTGTCCCCATGACACTTGACCAAGGTTTCGACTTTGCAGGCCAGGTATTTATGATAGATTCAATGGAGACAGAAAGATGGGCCATATTTTTGTCCTAATTAACACTTGACAAAAGTTTTGACTTTCTAAGGCCTGACacatgaaaaaaattatgatagCGATTTGTAGTGCCAAGAATACAACACCACTTATGGCACCATTGGATATTTAATCAAGTTTTAGAGACCTAAGGAAAACTAATCAATGgtgtaattaattttaatgttTTCAAGACCTACCTTTTGAAAAATATTACGATAAAGGTCAGTGGTGCCAAGAATACAATGTATTCTTATGAGGTTATCATATTTTATGAAAAGTTATAGGCGTTAGAGACcctaaaattgaaaaacagtCGATAATGTGATCTTTATGCCCCAATTGACACATGTTCAAGTTTTAGTGTTTCTAAGACCTAACATTTGAATAGAATTACGATATGGGTGATTGAATCTAGGAATTTGATTCAATCTTATGAGGCTACCATATTTTAAGTTAAGTTATAGATGTCTTAATCACACTAATAATTGAATAAGGGTTGATGATGTCATAAATTCGGGGCTTTTAAGACCTAACATTTGAAATATATTATGATGGAGGCCTGTGGTACCAGGAATACAACACTATCATACACGTTATTGTATTTTATGTCAAAGTTATAGGCCTTAGTCACACTAAAAATTGAATAACAGTGCATGATGTGTTCTTTATATCGTTATTGACATTTATTCAAGTTTTAGTCTTTCTAAAACATAGCACATGAAAAAAAGACAATATCGTTTTTTAGTATTAGAAATACGACATCATCTTATGAGTCAATCATATTTTAAGACTTTATTTGTCAGATGCACACTAAAATTTGTGAAAGATTCAATGGGGATAAAAAAGA containing:
- the LOC126795125 gene encoding uncharacterized protein LOC126795125 isoform X1, translated to MKYVRPLNLFMDLHKAKPRGRILGLDVGDKYVGLAISDPSNKIAHPVSVLLRKKSTLDLMAEDFNSLVSMFSVAAFVVGYPFTESRRGCPEAVQVKLLVEDLCKTRRLQGVKYTYWNECFTSKNGEYLLKDLRSFHPVEQKTIVDKFAAVGILQGYLDYVNRKLKSDQKNPSPLLISSKETEVTDQTTV
- the LOC126795125 gene encoding uncharacterized protein LOC126795125 isoform X2; this encodes MKYVRPLNLFMDLHKAKPRGRILGLDVGDKYVGLAISDPSNKIAHPVSVLLRKKSTLDLMAEDFNSLVSMFSVAAFVVGYPFTESRRGCPEAVQVKLLVEDLCKTRRLQGVKYTYWNECFTSKNGEYLLKDLRSFHPVEQKTIVDKFAAVGILQEAEVRSEKSITVADIL